The Candidatus Deferrimicrobium sp. DNA window AAAAAAGGCGTCGGCAGTTCGAGAAACGGGCGGGACAGCCAGAGCAAGCGGCTCGGCGTGAAACGATTCGGCGGCGAGGCCGTCTCCGCCGGGTGCATCATCATCCGCCAGCGGGGGACCGCGATCCACCCGGGAGACAACGT harbors:
- the rpmA gene encoding 50S ribosomal protein L27, translated to MAHKKGVGSSRNGRDSQSKRLGVKRFGGEAVSAGCIIIRQRGTAIHPGDNVGIGKDHTLFALIDGVVQFARMGKDRKRVSVLSAS